In Chlorocebus sabaeus isolate Y175 chromosome 11, mChlSab1.0.hap1, whole genome shotgun sequence, one DNA window encodes the following:
- the COPS7A gene encoding COP9 signalosome complex subunit 7a, whose protein sequence is MSAEVKVTGQNQEQFLLLAKSAKGAALATLIHQVLEAPGVYVFGELLDMPNVRELAESDFASTFRLLTVFAYGTYADYLAEARNLPPLTEAQKNKLRHLSVVTLAAKVKCIPYAVLLEALALRNVRQLEDLVIEAVYADVLRGSLDQRNQRLEVDYSIGRDIQRQDLNAIARTLQEWCVGCEVVLSGIEEQVSRANQHKEQQLGLKQQIESEVANLKKTIKVTTAAAAAATSQDPEQHLTELREPAPGTNQRQPSKKASKGKGLRGSAKIWSKSN, encoded by the exons ATGAGTGCGGAAGTGAAGGTGACAGGGCAGAACCAGGAGCAATTTCTGCTCCTAGCCAAGTCGGCCAAGGGGGCAGCGCTGGCCACACTCATCCATCAGGTGCTGGAGGCCCCTGGTGTCTACGTATTTGGAGAACTGCTGGACATGCCCAATGTTAGAGAG CTGGCTGAGAGTGACTTTGCCTCCACCTTCCGGCTGCTCACAGTGTTTGCTTATGGGACATACGCTGACTACTTAG CTGAAGCCCGGAATCTTCCTCCACTAACAGAGGCTCAGAAGAATAAGCTTCGACACCTCTCAGTTGTCACCCTGGCTGCTAAAGTAAAG TGTATCCCATATGCAGTGTTGCTGGAGGCTCTTGCCCTGCGTAATGTGCGGCAGCTGGAAGACCTTGTGATTGAGGCTGTGTATGCTGATGTGCTCCGTGGCTCCCTGGACCAGCGCAACCAGCGGCTCGAGGTTGACTACAGCATCGGGCGGGACATCCAGCGCCAGGACCTCAATGCCATTGCCCGAACCCTGCAGGAATG GTGTGTGGGCTGTGAGGTTGTGCTGTCAGGCATTGAGGAGCAGGTGAGCCGTGCCAACCAGCACAAGGAGCAGCAACTGGGCCTGAAGCAGCAGATTGAGAGTGAG GTTGCCAACCTTAAAAAAACCATTAAAGTTACGACGGCAGCAGCAGCCGCGGCCACATCTCAGGACCCTGAGCAACACCTGACTGAGCTGAGGGAACCAGCTCCTGGCACCAACCAGCGTCAGCCCAGCAAGAAAGCCTCAAAGGGCAAGGG GCTCCGAGGGAGTGCCAAGATTTGGTCCAAGTCGAATTGA